Proteins encoded in a region of the Melospiza georgiana isolate bMelGeo1 chromosome 2, bMelGeo1.pri, whole genome shotgun sequence genome:
- the AP1S2 gene encoding AP-1 complex subunit sigma-2 isoform X3, with the protein MQFMLLFSRQGKLRLQKWYVPLSDKEKKKITRELVQTVLARKPKMCSFLEWRDLKIVYKRYASLYFCCAIEDQDNELITLEIIHRYVELLDKYFGSVCELDIIFNFEKAYFILDEFLLGGEVQETSKKNVLKAIEQADLLQEPRHEYFNVPVY; encoded by the exons ATGCAGTTTATGTTGCTTTTTAGTCGCCAGGGGAAACTGAGACTCCAGAAGTGGTATGTCCCATTATCTgacaaagaaaagaagaaaatcacaaGGGAACTTGTTCAAACAGTATTAGCCCGCAAACCGAAAATGTGCAGCTTCCTGGAATGGAGAGACCTGAAGATTGTCTACAAAAG ATATGCAAGCCTCTATTTCTGCTGTGCTATTGAAGATCAGGACAATGAACTAATAACTCTGGAAATAATTCATCGCTATGTAGAACTTCTTGACAAGTATTTTGGCAGT GTCTGTGAACTTGATATCATCTTCAATTTTGAAAAAGCCTATTTCATTTTGGATGAGTTCCTTTTAGGAGGGGAAGTTCAGGAGACATCCAAGAAAAATGTTCTTAAAGCCATCGAACAAGCAGATCTCTTACAGGAG
- the AP1S2 gene encoding AP-1 complex subunit sigma-2 isoform X1 has protein sequence MQFMLLFSRQGKLRLQKWYVPLSDKEKKKITRELVQTVLARKPKMCSFLEWRDLKIVYKRYASLYFCCAIEDQDNELITLEIIHRYVELLDKYFGSVCELDIIFNFEKAYFILDEFLLGGEVQETSKKNVLKAIEQADLLQEEAETPRSVLEEIGLT, from the exons ATGCAGTTTATGTTGCTTTTTAGTCGCCAGGGGAAACTGAGACTCCAGAAGTGGTATGTCCCATTATCTgacaaagaaaagaagaaaatcacaaGGGAACTTGTTCAAACAGTATTAGCCCGCAAACCGAAAATGTGCAGCTTCCTGGAATGGAGAGACCTGAAGATTGTCTACAAAAG ATATGCAAGCCTCTATTTCTGCTGTGCTATTGAAGATCAGGACAATGAACTAATAACTCTGGAAATAATTCATCGCTATGTAGAACTTCTTGACAAGTATTTTGGCAGT GTCTGTGAACTTGATATCATCTTCAATTTTGAAAAAGCCTATTTCATTTTGGATGAGTTCCTTTTAGGAGGGGAAGTTCAGGAGACATCCAAGAAAAATGTTCTTAAAGCCATCGAACAAGCAGATCTCTTACAGGAG
- the AP1S2 gene encoding AP-1 complex subunit sigma-2 isoform X2, with amino-acid sequence MQFMLLFSRQGKLRLQKWYVPLSDKEKKKITRELVQTVLARKPKMCSFLEWRDLKIVYKRYASLYFCCAIEDQDNELITLEIIHRYVELLDKYFGSVCELDIIFNFEKAYFILDEFLLGGEVQETSKKNVLKAIEQADLLQESQNEDWGGLSEDIL; translated from the exons ATGCAGTTTATGTTGCTTTTTAGTCGCCAGGGGAAACTGAGACTCCAGAAGTGGTATGTCCCATTATCTgacaaagaaaagaagaaaatcacaaGGGAACTTGTTCAAACAGTATTAGCCCGCAAACCGAAAATGTGCAGCTTCCTGGAATGGAGAGACCTGAAGATTGTCTACAAAAG ATATGCAAGCCTCTATTTCTGCTGTGCTATTGAAGATCAGGACAATGAACTAATAACTCTGGAAATAATTCATCGCTATGTAGAACTTCTTGACAAGTATTTTGGCAGT GTCTGTGAACTTGATATCATCTTCAATTTTGAAAAAGCCTATTTCATTTTGGATGAGTTCCTTTTAGGAGGGGAAGTTCAGGAGACATCCAAGAAAAATGTTCTTAAAGCCATCGAACAAGCAGATCTCTTACAGGAG